Proteins encoded in a region of the Bubalus bubalis isolate 160015118507 breed Murrah chromosome 9, NDDB_SH_1, whole genome shotgun sequence genome:
- the DDX41 gene encoding probable ATP-dependent RNA helicase DDX41: MRAARMAESEPERKRARTDEATATGSRSEAEDEDDEDYVPYVPLRQRRQLLLQKLLQRRRKGAAEEEQQDSGSEPRGDEDDIPLGPQSNVSLLDQHQHLKEKAEARKESAKEKQLKEEEKILESVAEGRALMSVKEMAKGITYDDPIKTSWTPPRYVLSMSEERHERVRKKYHILVEGDGIPPPIKSFKEMKFPAAILRGLKKKGIHHPTPIQIQGIPTILSGRDMIGIAFTGSGKTLVFTLPVIMFCLEQEKRLPFSKREGPYGLIICPSRELARQTHGILEYYCRLLQEDSSPLLRCALCIGGMSVKEQMETIRHGVHMMVATPGRLMDLLQKKMVSLDICRYLALDEADRMIDMGFEGDIRTIFSYFKGQRQTLLFSATMPKKIQNFAKSALVKPVTINVGRAGAASLDVIQEVEYVKEEAKMVYLLECLQKTPPPVLIFAEKKADVDAIHEYLLLKGVEAVAIHGGKDQEERTKAIEAFREGKKDVLVATDVASKGLDFPAIQHVINYDMPEEIENYVHRIGRTGRSGNTGIATTFINKACDESVLMDLKALLLEAKQKVPPVLQVLHCGDESMLEIGGERGCAFCGGLGHRITDCPKLEAMQTKQVSNIGRKDYLAHSSMDF; this comes from the exons ATGCGTGCAGCAAGGATGGCGGAATCGGAACCTGAGcggaag CGGGCTCGCACCGACGAGGCGACTGCCACAGGAAGCCGCTCTGAGGCAGAGGATGAGGACGACGAGGACTACGTGCCTTACGTGCCGTTGCGACAGCGCCGGCAACTGCTG CTCCAGAAGCTGCTGCAGCGAAGACGCAAGGGAGCTGCGGAAGAGGAGCAGCAGGACAGCGGCAGCGAGCCCCGAGGAGATGAGGACGACATCCCATTGGGTCCTCAGTCCAACGTCAGCCTCTTGGATCAGCACCAGCATCTCAAAGAGAAGGCTGAAG CCCGCAAGGAGTCTGCCAAAGAGAAGCAgctgaaggaagaggagaagatcCTGGAGAGTGTGGCCGAAGGTCGAG CTTTGATGTCAGTGAAGGAGATGGCTAAGGGAATCACATACGATGATCCAATCAAAACCAG TTGGACACCACCCCGTTACGTCCTGAGTATGTCTGAAGAGCGGCATGAACGTGTCCGGAAGAAGTACCACATCTTGGtggaaggcgatggcatcccaccacCCATTAAGAgcttcaaagaaatgaaatttccTGCAG CCATCCTGAGAGGCCTGAAGAAGAAGGGCATCCACCACCCAACACCCATTCAGATCCAGGGAATCCCCACCAT TCTCTCTGGCCGCGACATGATAGGCATAGCCTTTACCGGCTCAGGCAAGACACTGGTGTTCACTTTGCCCGTCATCATGTTCTGCCTCGAACAAGAGAAAAGGTTACCTTTCTCTAAGCGTGAAGGGCCCTATGGACTCATTATCTGCCCTTCG CGGGAGCTGGCCCGACAGACCCATGGCATCCTGGAGTACTACTGCCGCCTGCTGCAGGAAGACAGCTCACCACTCCTGCGCTGCGCCCTCTGCATCGGGGGCATGTCTGTCAAAGAGCAGATGGAGACCATCCGACA TGGTGTGCATATGATGGTGGCCACCCCTGGGCGCCTCATGGATCTGCTGCAGAAGAAGATGGTCAGCCTGGACATCTGTCGTTACCTGGCCCTGGACGAGGCTGACCGCATGATTGACATGGGCTTCGAGGGCGACATCCGCACCATCTTCTCCTACTTCAAG GGCCAGCGACAGACCCTCCTCTTCAGTGCCACCATGCCTAAGAAGATTCAGAACTTTGCCAAGAGCGCCCTGGTAAAGCCTGTCACGATCAATGTGGGGCGTGCCGGGGCCGCCAGCCTGGATGTCATCCAG GAAGTGGAATACGTGAAGGAGGAAGCTAAGATGGTATACCTGCTTGAGTGCCTGCAGAAGACACCGCCGCCC GTGCTCAtctttgcagagaagaaagcagatgTGGACGCCATCCATGAGTACTTGCTGCTCAAGGGAGTGGAGGCTGTTGCCATCCATGGGGGCAAAG ACCAGGAGGAACGGACCAAGGCTATCGAGGCATTCCGGGAGGGCAAGAAGGATGTCCTTGTGGCCACAGATGTAGCCTCCAAGGGCTTGGACTTCCCTGCCATCCAGCACGTCATCAATTATGACATGCCTGAGGAGATCGAGAACTACG TGCACCGTATTGGCCGAACTGGGCGCTCAGGAAACACGGGCATCGCCACTACCTTCATCAACAAGGCCTGTG ATGAGTCAGTGCTGATGGATCTCAAAGCCCTGCTGCTGGAGGCCAAGCAGAAGGTTCCACCCGTCCTGCAAGTCCTGCACTGTGGGGACGAGTCCATGCTGGAGATCGGAG GAGAGCGTGGCTGTGCCTTCTGTGGGGGCTTGGGCCACCGGATCACCGACTGCCCCAAGCTTGAAGCCATGCAGACGAAGCAGGTTAGCAACATCGGCCGCAAGGACTACCTGGCCCACAGCTCCATGGACTTCTGA